Proteins encoded in a region of the Marinococcus sp. PL1-022 genome:
- a CDS encoding ROK family protein, with protein sequence MKTYLAIDLGGSFMKYALVTEEGTMPLKEKIKSPASVDDLVETVGQLCEKLSPVHAVAVSSPGAVTEEGIIKGSSALPYLHGPNIKNLLQERAQLPVYIENDANCAAYAEVWKGAGTQVGNMLSIVIGTGIGGAIIKDGVLHRGNNLHGGEFGYMLLNTDHPGFNQTWSGLASTQALVRRFANAKHRDPADYTGEDVFRLADEHDQEAAAAVEQFYYYVAAGIYNLQYMYDPELITIGGGVSAREDLIAKVNEQLDRIMEALPLGKIKPSIAAFKFRQHSNLLGAVYHAIREQGEH encoded by the coding sequence CGATGCCATTAAAAGAAAAAATCAAAAGCCCTGCCAGCGTCGATGACTTAGTGGAGACAGTAGGGCAGCTTTGTGAAAAACTTTCTCCCGTGCATGCAGTCGCAGTGAGTTCACCGGGTGCAGTAACTGAAGAAGGTATTATCAAAGGCTCGAGCGCTCTTCCCTATTTGCATGGTCCGAACATAAAAAACCTGCTGCAGGAACGAGCGCAGCTGCCGGTTTATATAGAAAATGATGCGAATTGTGCAGCATATGCGGAGGTGTGGAAAGGGGCAGGAACCCAGGTCGGGAACATGCTGTCGATCGTTATTGGAACAGGCATCGGAGGAGCGATTATTAAGGATGGAGTGCTGCACCGGGGAAATAATCTGCATGGCGGTGAATTTGGCTACATGCTTTTAAATACAGACCATCCGGGATTTAACCAGACTTGGAGCGGGCTGGCATCGACGCAGGCATTAGTACGCCGGTTTGCCAATGCGAAGCATAGAGACCCCGCAGACTATACGGGAGAAGACGTGTTCCGGCTTGCCGATGAGCACGATCAGGAAGCTGCCGCTGCTGTAGAGCAATTTTATTACTATGTAGCGGCAGGCATTTACAACCTGCAATATATGTATGACCCGGAACTAATCACCATTGGCGGCGGAGTGAGCGCGCGTGAGGATCTTATTGCAAAGGTGAATGAACAATTGGACAGGATCATGGAAGCTCTGCCATTGGGAAAAATCAAGCCATCGATCGCAGCTTTTAAATTCCGCCAGCATTCCAATCTGCTTGGAGCAGTATATCATGCTATACGTGAGCAGGGAGAGCATTGA
- a CDS encoding aldo/keto reductase, whose protein sequence is MNNSIPEIRLNDGLTLPVIGFGTAAVIGNEGANAVDQAIHAGYRLIDTAYNYENEGTVGEAVRRSSVPRQELRITSKLPGRYHEYEKAVPAIQESLYRAGLDYYDLYLIHWPNPKQGHYVEAWQALIEAKKWGLVRSIGVCNFLPEHLEHLEKETGVKPSINQIELHPYFNQEESRKWHEKHDIQTESWSPLAKASDVLQDETLRKIANNHNKTVSQIILRWHYQLGTIPIPKSMSPRRQIENLSILSFALDEGEMEMLASLTQPYGRINDQDPAVYEEF, encoded by the coding sequence ATGAATAATTCCATTCCGGAAATCCGCCTGAATGACGGCCTGACGCTTCCGGTTATCGGTTTTGGGACAGCGGCGGTGATTGGAAACGAAGGGGCCAATGCTGTGGACCAGGCAATTCATGCAGGCTACCGTCTGATCGATACGGCTTACAACTATGAAAACGAGGGCACAGTAGGAGAGGCCGTGCGGCGCAGCTCTGTTCCGAGGCAGGAGCTGCGGATTACGTCCAAGCTGCCGGGACGCTATCATGAATATGAAAAGGCCGTGCCGGCAATACAGGAGTCGCTGTACCGCGCAGGGCTGGATTACTATGACCTATATTTGATTCATTGGCCGAACCCGAAGCAGGGCCATTACGTTGAAGCATGGCAGGCATTGATTGAGGCCAAAAAATGGGGGCTGGTCCGCTCCATCGGGGTATGCAACTTTTTGCCGGAACATCTGGAGCATCTTGAAAAGGAGACAGGCGTGAAGCCGAGCATTAATCAAATTGAACTGCATCCGTATTTTAACCAGGAAGAATCGAGAAAATGGCATGAAAAGCATGATATTCAGACCGAATCCTGGAGTCCGCTTGCAAAGGCGAGCGACGTGCTGCAGGATGAGACGCTCCGTAAAATAGCAAATAATCACAATAAAACAGTATCCCAGATTATTCTTCGCTGGCATTATCAGCTGGGCACGATACCGATACCAAAATCGATGTCGCCCCGCCGGCAGATTGAAAACCTTTCGATCCTTTCCTTTGCGCTCGACGAAGGGGAGATGGAAATGCTTGCCTCACTGACCCAGCCGTACGGACGCATAAATGATCAGGATCCGGCGGTGTATGAAGAGTTTTAA
- a CDS encoding iron-containing alcohol dehydrogenase, whose amino-acid sequence MSMNMKVESMLSYHTFEVPTAIKHGIGAIKHIGEEIKAFGSDKVLLLTDPGIHNAGVTKPVIDNLEASGVEAVLFNKVEPNPPVRLIEEGSKFYTAENCNGLIAVGGGSSMDTAKAIGVEATHEGSILDYEAAEGKKPLERRIPPFITVPTTAGTGSEVTQWAVITDEDREFKFNTGGPLIPAYVTIIDPELHVSMPPHVTAMTGIDAIAHAVECYTMKFAQPVTDAVALLAIEYAAKYIRRAYADGEDLEARYGMSQAAMLAGLSYGSESAGAAHAMSQTLGGIIPVAHGQCVAAMMGPVMEYNWKGAPERFARVAQAFGIDTARMSTKEAAKASVQYMYDLAEELDIPSLEEQGVNPDMTERLAKEAMNDPQTEGNPRDLKVSDYEWIYKRCFHPVPKTV is encoded by the coding sequence ATGAGCATGAATATGAAGGTCGAAAGCATGTTAAGCTATCACACATTTGAAGTACCTACAGCAATCAAGCACGGCATCGGTGCCATTAAACATATTGGTGAAGAAATCAAAGCCTTCGGCTCTGACAAAGTGCTGCTCCTCACAGACCCGGGCATCCATAATGCAGGCGTAACAAAGCCCGTTATCGACAATCTTGAAGCTTCCGGTGTAGAGGCTGTTCTCTTCAATAAAGTAGAGCCAAACCCTCCCGTGCGCCTGATTGAAGAGGGATCCAAATTTTACACAGCAGAAAACTGCAACGGCCTGATCGCTGTCGGCGGCGGAAGCTCAATGGACACTGCAAAGGCCATCGGCGTGGAAGCTACCCACGAAGGCTCGATTCTCGATTATGAAGCTGCTGAGGGCAAAAAGCCGCTGGAGCGCCGCATCCCGCCATTCATAACTGTACCAACAACAGCAGGCACCGGCTCTGAAGTAACCCAGTGGGCAGTAATCACAGACGAAGACCGTGAATTTAAATTTAACACCGGCGGCCCGCTCATTCCGGCATACGTAACCATTATCGATCCGGAGCTGCACGTTTCCATGCCTCCGCACGTAACTGCAATGACCGGTATTGATGCGATCGCTCACGCGGTTGAATGCTATACAATGAAATTCGCCCAGCCTGTCACAGACGCAGTGGCTCTGCTTGCGATTGAGTACGCTGCAAAATACATCCGACGCGCCTATGCCGATGGTGAAGATCTTGAAGCCCGTTACGGCATGTCCCAGGCTGCGATGCTTGCAGGCCTTTCCTACGGCAGTGAATCTGCCGGTGCTGCGCACGCCATGAGCCAGACGCTGGGCGGTATCATTCCAGTAGCACACGGCCAATGCGTCGCAGCTATGATGGGACCGGTAATGGAATACAACTGGAAAGGTGCCCCGGAACGCTTTGCACGTGTCGCCCAGGCATTTGGCATCGACACCGCACGCATGAGCACCAAGGAGGCAGCTAAAGCTTCTGTGCAGTATATGTATGATCTTGCAGAAGAGCTTGACATTCCTTCCCTCGAGGAGCAGGGCGTAAATCCTGACATGACCGAGCGTCTTGCCAAAGAAGCAATGAACGACCCGCAGACAGAGGGCAACCCTCGCGACTTGAAAGTGTCCGACTACGAGTGGATCTACAAGCGCTGCTTCCATCCGGTGCCAAAAACCGTTTAA
- the betA gene encoding choline dehydrogenase, with amino-acid sequence MSETFDYVIIGGGSAGSILANRLSADKNNSVLVLEAGRSDYAWDLLIQMPAALPFPAGKSLYDWKYLSDPEPYMNGRRIKHARGKVLGGSSSINGMIYQRGNPLDYERWGADEGMEEWNYAHCLPYFKRLENAMAAEEGDEFRGQDGPLKLERGPATSPLFQAFFESAVEAGYTRTPDVNGYRQEGFGPFDKHIHKGRRMSASRAFLHPVMNRKNLTVRTRAFVESIDFNGTKAESVTYQHNGKTLKVNAGEIILSGGAINSPQLLQLSGVGDAEHLRSLGIEPIADLPGVGENLQDHLEAYIQYSCPQPVSMQPSLNKLKMPWIGLQWLLGRKGHAASNHFEGGGFVRSNETVPYPNLMFHFLPVAVRYDGKKADTKHGFQVHVGPMYSDARGSLKIRSKDPKEHPSMVYNYLSTEQDRREWVEAIRISREIMAQPAMKPFNSGEIAPGDAVQTDEEILEWVANDAETALHPSGTAKMGPASDPVAVVDPKTMKVHGVDNLRVVDASVMPYVTNGNIHAPVLMIAEKAADLILEQQPLEPMHTKFYRHGVDPSDAGTIKS; translated from the coding sequence ATGAGTGAAACATTTGACTATGTAATTATTGGTGGAGGCAGTGCAGGATCTATACTTGCGAACCGGTTAAGCGCCGATAAAAATAATAGCGTGCTTGTACTAGAAGCAGGGCGAAGTGACTATGCTTGGGACTTACTGATTCAGATGCCGGCGGCACTGCCGTTTCCAGCAGGAAAGAGTCTCTATGACTGGAAGTATCTGTCTGATCCGGAACCATACATGAACGGTCGCCGCATTAAGCATGCGCGAGGAAAAGTCCTCGGCGGTTCCAGCTCTATTAACGGAATGATTTATCAGCGCGGAAATCCTCTCGATTATGAACGATGGGGGGCAGACGAAGGTATGGAGGAGTGGAACTACGCGCACTGTCTTCCATACTTCAAGCGGTTGGAAAACGCGATGGCAGCTGAAGAAGGTGACGAGTTCCGCGGGCAGGACGGTCCGCTGAAGCTGGAACGGGGGCCAGCAACGAGTCCGTTGTTCCAGGCGTTTTTTGAATCAGCCGTAGAAGCAGGCTATACGCGCACACCGGACGTGAACGGTTACCGCCAGGAAGGATTCGGGCCGTTTGATAAGCATATCCATAAAGGCAGACGAATGTCTGCTTCCCGTGCATTTTTGCACCCGGTTATGAATCGAAAAAACCTTACAGTAAGAACCCGTGCGTTTGTTGAAAGCATAGATTTTAACGGGACAAAGGCAGAAAGTGTAACATATCAACACAATGGCAAAACGCTGAAGGTGAACGCCGGAGAGATCATTCTTTCCGGCGGCGCCATCAATTCTCCGCAGCTGCTTCAGCTTTCCGGAGTCGGGGACGCTGAACACCTGCGTTCGCTTGGAATTGAGCCGATAGCTGATCTGCCGGGTGTCGGTGAAAATCTGCAGGACCATTTGGAAGCATATATTCAGTATTCCTGCCCACAGCCGGTTTCCATGCAGCCAAGCTTGAATAAGTTGAAAATGCCTTGGATCGGTCTGCAGTGGCTGCTTGGCCGTAAAGGTCACGCAGCGTCGAATCATTTTGAAGGAGGGGGATTTGTCCGCTCTAACGAGACTGTTCCTTATCCGAATTTAATGTTCCACTTTCTCCCGGTAGCAGTACGCTATGACGGCAAGAAAGCAGATACGAAGCACGGATTCCAAGTGCACGTTGGGCCAATGTATTCTGACGCACGAGGAAGCTTGAAGATCCGCTCTAAGGATCCAAAGGAGCATCCAAGCATGGTGTACAACTATCTTTCCACGGAGCAGGATAGACGCGAGTGGGTTGAAGCGATCCGCATTTCCCGTGAAATCATGGCGCAACCAGCCATGAAACCATTCAATTCTGGAGAGATCGCTCCAGGGGACGCTGTACAAACAGACGAAGAAATTCTGGAATGGGTTGCGAATGATGCCGAAACGGCGTTGCACCCGAGCGGTACTGCGAAAATGGGACCTGCTTCAGACCCAGTGGCCGTTGTTGATCCGAAGACGATGAAAGTGCATGGAGTCGACAATCTTCGCGTAGTGGATGCCTCCGTCATGCCCTATGTGACGAACGGAAACATTCATGCACCCGTACTCATGATCGCTGAAAAAGCAGCGGATCTGATCCTTGAGCAACAGCCGCTCGAACCGATGCATACAAAATTTTATCGTCACGGCGTTGATCCGTCGGATGCAGGGACAATTAAGTCCTAA
- the betB gene encoding betaine-aldehyde dehydrogenase → MDIRMYIDGEWVDAANGKTRDIINPLDQSVITQAAEGSREDAVKAVQAARRAFDKGPWASTTASERGAYVLKVAQLIERDKEELAELETLDTGKTMGESRADMDDIAGVFHYFAGLADKDGGEYVASPLPDSDSKIVREPVGVCGQITPWNYPLLQASWKIAPAIATGNTIIVKPSEITPLTTVKVFQLMEEAGLPAGVANLVLGKGTDVGAELSESVDVDLISFTGGIETGRKIMQSATSNMKKIALELGGKNPNIVFADADFDLAVDQALNAAFFHAGQVCSAGARLLVEESIHDDFVNAIVDRVKNIRLGSGQDEETQMGPLISAEHLSKVENYIDIGKQEGATVAVGGGRPDDETLQKGFFLLPTIFTDCRSDMRIVQEEIFGPVLTVETFTSEEEAVEKANDTVYGLAGATFTTDISKAERVASGLRLGTVWINDFHPYFAQAPWGGYKQSGIGRELGKVGMEEYTETKHIFRNTNPEALNFF, encoded by the coding sequence ATGGATATTCGCATGTACATTGACGGCGAATGGGTAGACGCTGCTAACGGCAAAACCCGGGACATTATTAATCCGCTTGACCAAAGCGTTATCACGCAGGCAGCGGAAGGCTCCCGTGAGGACGCTGTAAAAGCCGTACAGGCTGCCCGCCGTGCATTTGACAAAGGGCCATGGGCCTCTACAACCGCTTCGGAGCGCGGAGCTTACGTATTAAAGGTAGCCCAGCTCATTGAGCGGGATAAGGAAGAACTCGCAGAGCTCGAGACGCTCGATACAGGTAAAACAATGGGAGAAAGCCGTGCCGATATGGATGATATCGCCGGAGTATTCCATTATTTTGCCGGCCTTGCTGATAAAGACGGCGGCGAATACGTTGCTTCCCCGCTTCCAGACTCGGACAGCAAAATCGTCCGTGAGCCTGTGGGCGTATGCGGCCAGATCACCCCCTGGAACTACCCGCTGCTGCAGGCATCCTGGAAGATCGCACCGGCTATTGCGACGGGAAACACCATTATCGTAAAACCAAGTGAGATCACACCGCTTACGACCGTCAAGGTATTTCAATTGATGGAAGAAGCCGGCCTTCCGGCAGGCGTTGCCAACCTTGTGCTCGGAAAAGGCACCGACGTCGGGGCGGAGCTTTCTGAAAGCGTGGACGTGGACCTGATTTCCTTTACAGGCGGTATTGAAACCGGCCGTAAAATCATGCAGTCCGCCACCTCCAATATGAAAAAAATCGCCCTTGAGCTTGGTGGCAAAAACCCTAACATTGTTTTCGCCGATGCTGATTTCGATCTAGCCGTAGACCAGGCGCTAAACGCCGCTTTCTTCCATGCCGGACAGGTTTGTTCCGCCGGAGCACGGCTTTTGGTGGAGGAATCCATCCATGACGACTTCGTCAACGCGATCGTTGACCGGGTGAAAAACATTCGTCTCGGCAGTGGTCAGGACGAAGAAACCCAGATGGGACCGCTTATTTCCGCGGAGCACTTGAGCAAGGTCGAAAACTATATCGACATCGGTAAACAGGAAGGAGCAACCGTTGCTGTCGGCGGCGGACGTCCGGACGACGAAACGCTCCAAAAGGGATTCTTCCTTCTCCCGACGATCTTTACCGACTGCCGCTCCGACATGAGAATCGTGCAGGAAGAAATCTTCGGCCCGGTACTCACCGTGGAAACCTTCACCTCTGAAGAAGAAGCCGTAGAAAAAGCGAACGACACCGTTTACGGTCTTGCCGGCGCTACATTTACCACAGACATCAGCAAAGCAGAGCGAGTGGCCTCCGGCCTCCGTCTTGGCACTGTCTGGATCAATGACTTCCACCCGTACTTTGCGCAGGCGCCGTGGGGCGGCTACAAGCAGTCCGGCATCGGCCGTGAGCTTGGCAAGGTCGGCATGGAGGAGTACACCGAAACCAAACACATCTTCCGTAACACGAACCCGGAAGCTCTGAATTTTTTCTAG
- the cudC gene encoding choline uptake/conversion transcriptional regulator CudC yields MTDSHHQDEWRESLEGAKDIIIDSLAETMDLYGVTRSVGTLYGTMYVEGDMTLDEMREKLGMSKPSMSTGVRKLQEFNVVKKTHRRGKRKQTYVAEKDFFRFFTNFFTQQWEREVRTNLSAIKSARKQLDMLIQSEEAEESIKEEAREIQRILSQSIKYYKWLSRLVESMETGELFKYIPIEEDDEKER; encoded by the coding sequence ATGACGGATTCTCATCACCAGGATGAATGGAGGGAGTCACTCGAAGGCGCCAAAGACATTATCATTGATTCCCTGGCTGAAACCATGGATTTGTACGGTGTCACAAGAAGCGTTGGCACTTTGTATGGGACAATGTATGTGGAAGGCGATATGACGCTGGATGAAATGAGAGAAAAACTCGGAATGAGTAAACCGAGTATGAGCACCGGAGTACGAAAGCTTCAGGAGTTCAATGTTGTAAAGAAAACGCACCGGCGCGGAAAGCGAAAGCAGACCTACGTAGCCGAAAAGGATTTTTTCCGTTTTTTCACCAACTTCTTTACCCAGCAGTGGGAGAGAGAAGTGCGGACGAATTTGAGCGCCATTAAAAGCGCCCGAAAACAATTGGACATGCTGATTCAGTCGGAAGAAGCAGAAGAGTCCATAAAAGAAGAAGCACGGGAGATCCAGCGGATCCTCAGCCAGTCGATCAAGTACTACAAATGGCTGAGTCGTCTCGTGGAGTCTATGGAAACAGGAGAATTATTTAAATATATTCCGATAGAAGAAGACGATGAAAAAGAGAGATAA
- a CDS encoding sodium:solute symporter family protein, with the protein MIEKNLNLLKSLGFVLLVAAVLIYIMATGDEVMWSGFIAMLVFYALMYYVGAYFAAKKSDSLDDMMVAKRSLPLVIMIFTMAATWVGGGYINGTAESTYVDGLVWAQAPWGYALSLIIGGIFYARKMRRYEFKTIIDPLEQRFGRKMGGLLYLPALLGEMFWSGAILTALGTTFGTILGIDFTTSIVISAIIAIAYTVFGGMWAVAYTDLLQMILLLGGLFLVLPFAFGSTGSLSVNWNDYQADLGTYANLFPPLDGWNHPEWGSYFWNWWDYAFLLIFGGIAWQVYFQRVLSAKDEKTAMWFSIIAGVVCIIAAVPAVLIGIIGYNVDWASFGTSAPETAAMVLPEVLQHLTPGWVAAIGLGALAAAVMSSMDSSILSASSMASWNMYRPLIRPKASSNELKKVIKTSIVIIGAASTLIALNVGSVYTLWYLASDLIFCILFPQLTMALFYKNANVYGSLTAFIVSIFLRLGGGEPAIGLPVFLPYPMIEDGIVLFPFRTVIVIIAFILIFVVSEATKKKAVPKPLLMPHERNDNEALEKQPSK; encoded by the coding sequence ATGATAGAAAAAAATTTAAACCTACTAAAGAGTCTGGGATTCGTCCTTCTGGTAGCCGCCGTACTGATTTACATAATGGCTACGGGGGACGAAGTGATGTGGAGCGGCTTTATTGCCATGCTTGTTTTCTATGCGTTGATGTACTATGTCGGCGCCTATTTTGCCGCTAAAAAGTCTGATTCCCTCGACGACATGATGGTGGCCAAACGGAGTCTGCCGCTTGTTATCATGATTTTCACGATGGCTGCCACCTGGGTAGGCGGCGGTTATATTAACGGGACCGCCGAATCCACATACGTGGACGGCCTGGTGTGGGCCCAGGCGCCCTGGGGTTATGCCCTCAGTCTAATTATTGGGGGTATTTTTTATGCGAGAAAAATGCGCCGGTATGAATTCAAAACCATTATTGATCCGCTCGAGCAGCGGTTTGGAAGGAAGATGGGCGGCCTGTTGTATCTTCCGGCCCTTCTCGGGGAAATGTTCTGGAGTGGTGCCATTCTGACAGCCCTCGGGACGACATTCGGTACGATTTTAGGGATCGATTTTACGACGTCGATTGTCATTTCAGCTATTATTGCGATCGCCTACACCGTATTTGGCGGCATGTGGGCGGTGGCCTATACAGACCTTTTACAGATGATTCTGCTTTTGGGCGGTTTGTTTCTGGTACTGCCATTTGCCTTTGGCAGCACCGGCAGCCTGAGCGTCAACTGGAACGATTATCAGGCGGATCTTGGCACCTACGCAAACCTTTTTCCGCCGCTTGATGGATGGAACCATCCGGAATGGGGCAGCTATTTCTGGAACTGGTGGGACTATGCCTTTCTGTTGATTTTCGGCGGCATTGCCTGGCAGGTCTATTTTCAGCGCGTGCTTTCCGCTAAAGATGAAAAGACGGCGATGTGGTTTTCGATCATTGCCGGCGTTGTATGTATTATTGCGGCGGTCCCTGCTGTTCTTATTGGTATCATCGGCTACAATGTCGACTGGGCGTCCTTTGGTACTTCAGCACCCGAAACAGCGGCCATGGTACTGCCGGAAGTGCTGCAGCATCTGACGCCGGGATGGGTAGCGGCGATCGGCCTCGGGGCACTTGCAGCCGCCGTTATGTCTTCCATGGACTCTTCGATTCTTTCCGCCTCCTCGATGGCGTCATGGAATATGTACCGCCCGCTGATTCGTCCGAAAGCCTCCAGTAATGAACTGAAAAAAGTCATCAAGACCTCGATTGTGATTATCGGGGCAGCATCGACGCTGATTGCTTTAAATGTCGGAAGTGTATATACCCTGTGGTACCTTGCATCGGATTTGATTTTCTGTATATTATTCCCGCAGCTGACCATGGCCCTGTTTTATAAAAATGCGAATGTGTATGGTTCGCTTACAGCGTTTATTGTATCGATCTTTTTACGCCTTGGCGGCGGGGAGCCGGCAATCGGCCTGCCGGTCTTTCTTCCGTATCCAATGATTGAAGACGGAATTGTGCTTTTCCCTTTCCGTACGGTGATTGTGATTATCGCGTTTATTCTCATATTTGTTGTTTCTGAAGCTACAAAGAAAAAAGCTGTGCCGAAGCCGCTTCTCATGCCTCATGAACGGAATGACAACGAAGCCTTGGAAAAACAGCCGTCTAAATAA
- a CDS encoding ABC transporter ATP-binding protein: MLKRFYSYYLPHKQLFFIDFFSAIAVAALDLVFPLVVQWFIDSLLPQEDWNLVVWVSAGLLAIYLFSAYLQYIVNYLGHKLGINIETDMRRELFKSVQGQSYRFFDNTKTGHIISRITNDLFDIGELAHHGPEDLFIAIMTFAGAFTIMFSINPQLALVALVFVPFLIVLITYTNIQMNKAWTKMYAEIGDVNARVEDSVSGARVVQSFTNEAFEIDRFAKNNNRYRHAKLSGYRTMGHTTATIFLTTRLMILAVLVYGAWLVYTGAITNGEFVGFILYVNVLFKPIEKISAILELYPKGMAGFKRFVQMTDAEKDIVDRPDAVEAPVLTGDIKLEDVTFGYHESQPVLRDMNVTVEAGKTVAFVGSSGAGKTTISSLIPRFYDVDAGAVTINGIDIRSMTKESLRSQIGMVQQDVFLFNGTLKENIAYGRLTAEEEEIEEAARLANLDGFVEELPDGYETEIGQRGLKLSGGQKQRIAIARAFLKNPPILILDEATSALDTETEALIQQSLTQLAENRTTIVIAHRLATIRHADNIVVVTGGRIAEQGTYEELIHKNGVFASLNSVQLEYQ; encoded by the coding sequence ATGCTTAAACGTTTTTATTCCTATTACCTTCCTCATAAACAGCTGTTTTTCATTGATTTTTTCAGCGCGATTGCTGTTGCAGCCTTGGATCTGGTTTTCCCGCTTGTGGTCCAGTGGTTTATTGATTCCCTGCTGCCTCAGGAGGATTGGAACCTGGTCGTGTGGGTGTCCGCCGGTCTGCTTGCCATCTATCTATTCAGTGCCTACCTGCAGTATATCGTTAACTACCTCGGGCATAAGCTTGGCATTAACATTGAAACAGACATGCGGCGGGAGCTGTTTAAGAGCGTGCAGGGCCAGTCGTACCGCTTTTTTGATAATACGAAAACCGGTCACATTATCAGCCGTATCACGAATGATCTGTTTGATATAGGGGAGCTTGCCCACCACGGGCCGGAGGATTTATTTATTGCCATTATGACGTTTGCGGGTGCTTTTACGATCATGTTTTCAATTAACCCGCAGCTTGCCCTCGTTGCGCTTGTTTTTGTGCCGTTTTTGATCGTGCTTATTACCTACACGAACATTCAGATGAACAAAGCATGGACAAAAATGTACGCAGAGATTGGAGACGTGAACGCCCGGGTGGAGGACAGCGTCTCCGGGGCCCGGGTAGTGCAGTCCTTTACAAATGAAGCCTTTGAAATCGACCGGTTTGCCAAAAACAACAACCGCTACCGCCACGCTAAGCTGTCGGGCTACCGCACGATGGGCCACACTACGGCGACTATTTTCTTAACAACCCGTCTCATGATTCTGGCAGTGCTCGTTTACGGGGCATGGCTCGTTTACACGGGCGCGATTACAAACGGGGAGTTCGTCGGCTTTATTTTGTACGTGAACGTGCTGTTCAAGCCGATTGAAAAAATCAGCGCCATTTTAGAGCTGTACCCGAAGGGCATGGCCGGCTTTAAACGGTTCGTGCAGATGACCGATGCAGAAAAGGATATTGTCGACCGTCCTGATGCAGTGGAAGCGCCAGTGCTTACAGGCGATATTAAGCTAGAGGATGTCACCTTTGGGTACCATGAAAGCCAGCCGGTGCTCCGGGATATGAACGTGACGGTAGAAGCGGGGAAAACAGTTGCCTTTGTCGGCTCCTCCGGGGCCGGCAAGACAACAATCAGCTCGCTGATTCCGCGGTTTTACGATGTGGATGCCGGCGCTGTGACCATTAATGGGATAGACATACGAAGTATGACAAAGGAATCCCTCCGTTCCCAGATCGGCATGGTGCAGCAGGATGTATTCCTGTTTAATGGCACGCTGAAGGAAAACATTGCGTACGGACGCTTGACAGCCGAAGAAGAAGAGATTGAAGAAGCCGCCCGGCTGGCGAATCTGGACGGCTTCGTGGAGGAGCTTCCGGATGGGTATGAAACAGAAATCGGCCAGCGCGGGCTAAAGCTGTCCGGAGGCCAGAAGCAGCGGATTGCAATTGCCCGGGCTTTCCTGAAAAATCCGCCGATTTTAATTTTGGATGAAGCAACCTCAGCGCTCGACACGGAGACCGAGGCTTTGATTCAGCAGTCGCTGACCCAGCTGGCGGAGAACCGGACGACGATTGTCATTGCCCACCGGCTTGCGACCATCCGGCACGCCGATAATATTGTGGTGGTGACCGGCGGCCGTATTGCTGAGCAGGGAACGTACGAAGAGTTAATTCATAAAAACGGCGTTTTTGCTTCGCTGAACAGTGTACAGCTTGAATATCAATAA
- a CDS encoding carotenoid biosynthesis protein, giving the protein MRNLSFDIGLFRFFIFWYICGLVLLTFDLLPVWLEWANAVFLYLTGVIGAFFLVRSYGGKTGGGLTAVIFLLSMFLEGIGVQLNLFFGSYEYASDFGAMILGVPLTIGAAWVAIVSGSHALMLYILGMLPRLRGWGAFVFYVLLGALLVTGIDFVLDPVNYLVQEYWIWNEGGWYYGIPFSNFQGWFIIGFLLHAIMYLVLRFQGRLFEVSAYWQPRTAALYMLLTFMFTLLALLNALWLAGAIGIGIMIFCAAVLMGRRQPVERK; this is encoded by the coding sequence ATGAGAAATTTATCGTTCGACATAGGATTATTTCGTTTTTTTATTTTTTGGTACATATGCGGTCTCGTGCTGCTGACGTTCGATCTGCTCCCGGTATGGCTGGAATGGGCAAACGCTGTTTTTCTGTATTTAACCGGAGTAATTGGAGCTTTTTTTCTGGTCCGGTCGTACGGGGGGAAAACCGGAGGCGGGCTGACTGCTGTTATTTTTCTGCTTTCGATGTTTCTTGAAGGGATCGGTGTGCAGCTGAATCTCTTTTTCGGGAGCTATGAATACGCCTCTGATTTTGGGGCGATGATTCTCGGGGTACCGCTGACGATTGGAGCAGCATGGGTGGCTATCGTTTCGGGCTCACACGCGTTAATGCTGTATATTCTGGGCATGCTTCCACGTCTGCGTGGGTGGGGAGCGTTCGTTTTTTATGTGCTTTTGGGGGCGCTTTTAGTCACTGGAATTGATTTTGTGCTCGACCCTGTAAATTATCTGGTGCAGGAGTACTGGATATGGAATGAAGGCGGCTGGTATTATGGTATTCCATTTTCAAATTTCCAGGGCTGGTTTATTATTGGCTTTCTTCTGCACGCGATTATGTATTTGGTTCTCCGTTTCCAGGGAAGGCTGTTTGAGGTGTCAGCTTATTGGCAGCCGCGCACCGCTGCTTTATATATGCTGCTCACCTTTATGTTTACCCTGCTTGCGCTGTTAAATGCCCTTTGGCTTGCCGGGGCGATTGGAATTGGTATTATGATTTTTTGTGCTGCGGTGCTTATGGGAAGAAGGCAGCCTGTCGAAAGAAAATAA